Within the Pedosphaera parvula Ellin514 genome, the region CTTCGCTCCCGCCACTCCACTACTGCCGTCGTAAAAGAATAGCAACTCTCCCGGCAGCGGCAATTGCGCCATGTTTTCCGCCGGCATCGGCTGGGGATTATCCAGCATCACAAACACCTCTGCGCCGGAATACATCCCGTGAATGGTCTTTCCCTCAATCGGCAAATTTTCCCAGATGTGCTTGCACACATTCGGTGCCTCGTCATCCAGCATCTCCGCGATGACCGATTCACCGGTGTTAACGTAGGTAAGTTTTATTTTGCGACGCGTTACTGACATGGCTCCATCCTAAACATTTCGCTGGGACTGTCAAAAACTCCCGCGCTCACATCTTCGAAAGTACCGAAACCAGTACCGCCACCAGAATCAAACCATAAAGTCCCATCAACACCTCATAAATCACAAACAGCCATCGTACTATCGTGCCCGGTCCACGAATCTGCACCTCCACCCATTTATCGGGATTTTCCTGAATCAATGCTATTGCTTGCGGCCCCAACCTCCACGGCAAAGCCAAATCCACCTCCGTGCCTGCAAACTTCACGTCATAAAAACCCAGTTCCTTCTCCAGCAACGTCTTCTTCATCAGCATCTGCAGGTAATAAACGCGGTTCCGTTTCAATATATATCTCGCCGTCAGAGTTAACAGAATGCCAAGGATACTTAGAACCGCGGCCACTAACCTGGAACTTTCTCCGGCAGTCACAAATATAAGAATTAAAACAAATCCGTTGATCGTGAGAAATAGTTTCATCCCCTTCCACACCTCATCACTGAGATAACGAAGGTGGCTGATATACTCCCGCCAAATCGCCACCTTCGTGGGACTAATCTGCTCCATCCAAACATTCGGGTCGCCATTGGGATCGCTCATGGTATTTTCGCTGCCCATATCCTAGCGTTCCCCTCAGTGCTGTCAAAACAACCCCTACCTTGAGTTTTTATAACTTTGGACGATTATGCCACAGTTTCAAGTTGGATCAAGGTAACCGGCCATGCCCGAGCAACAAACAAACAAGCCTTCTGTCCCATACTCAAGCCGCGGCGAATTTACTCATCGCGTCTGGATCGTGATTTCCTGTGTTCTGGGGACAGCCATTATTTTGCTTCTCATCTGGTTCGGGGCCGACATTCTCCTGCTGCTATTCACCGGCATTCTTCTCGCCATTTTCCTGCGCACTCTCAGCAATTGGATCCAGGAACATACCCGGCTCGGAAAAATCCCATCTCTAATTCTGGTAATCACCTTGCTCATCCTGCTGCTGGGCGGAGCGGGTTGGCTCATGGCCGGCCCTATTTCGGAGCAGTTCAATGAGCTTTCCAATCAAATCCCAACTGCCATCGACAAAATCCGCCATCACCTGGCGCAATATCCGTGGGGACAAAAACTGATCGAACCAATAACGTCCGACGATATTCTCCCTCGGGCAAGAACCATCCTCGGGCAGGCAAAAGGAATCTTCAGCGTTACCTTCACTGCCATTACCGGCTTTTTCCTGATTATTTTCATCGGTCTTTACCTCGCGATGAATGCCCGTCTTCACATCAATGGATTTATCAAACTTTTCCCGGTCAATAAACGGCCTCGTGCCCGGGAAGTGCTGGGAGACGTTGGATCGTTATTGCAACGCTGGATTATTGGCCAACTCGTCTCCATGACCATTATCGGACTGGTCACCGGCATTGGATTGCACTTCGTCGGCGTGCCACTTGCTGGTATTCTCGGCTTCCTCACCGGCTTCCTGGACTTCATTCCTCTTGTCGGACCTTTCATTGCTGGAACCATTTCCGTCCTGCTCGCTTTCCTGATGAGCCCAACGAAAGCTCTCTACGTCCTGCTTCTCTTCGTTGCGCTGCAATTCCTGGAAAGCCACCTGCTCATCCCCATCGTTCAGAAAAAAGCCGCCGAATTGCCGCCAGTCTTAACCCTCATTGCCATGGTATTGTTCGGCTCGCTCTTTGGCTTCATGGGCGTGCTGCTCGCCACCCCCATGCTCGCCGTCATCATGGTTTTGATCAAAAAGCTCTACATTGAAGATGTGCTCGGCGACAGGGAACCTGGTCCTGAACCAGCTACATCGCCGTCCATCCCCCGTCCACCGGAATCACAGCCCCAGTAATGTAGGAAGATTCATCCGATGCCAGGAACAACGCCGCCTTGCCCACCTCACGTGGCTGTCCCACGCGACCCAAAAACGTTTTGCTGATTTGCCTCTCGTAAAGCTCACTGCCAACCGGTGGCGAAATCCTCGTCGTAATCGCCCCCGGACAAATCACGTTCACCCGGATATTATGCGGACCAAAATCATAAGCCACATTTCGCGTTAGCCCCAATAACCCCGACTTCACCGTCGTATACGCCACCGAGTTCCGTCCTCCCACCATTCCCTGCACGGAACTGATATTAATGATCGACCCGCC harbors:
- a CDS encoding AI-2E family transporter gives rise to the protein MPEQQTNKPSVPYSSRGEFTHRVWIVISCVLGTAIILLLIWFGADILLLLFTGILLAIFLRTLSNWIQEHTRLGKIPSLILVITLLILLLGGAGWLMAGPISEQFNELSNQIPTAIDKIRHHLAQYPWGQKLIEPITSDDILPRARTILGQAKGIFSVTFTAITGFFLIIFIGLYLAMNARLHINGFIKLFPVNKRPRAREVLGDVGSLLQRWIIGQLVSMTIIGLVTGIGLHFVGVPLAGILGFLTGFLDFIPLVGPFIAGTISVLLAFLMSPTKALYVLLLFVALQFLESHLLIPIVQKKAAELPPVLTLIAMVLFGSLFGFMGVLLATPMLAVIMVLIKKLYIEDVLGDREPGPEPATSPSIPRPPESQPQ
- a CDS encoding DUF3830 family protein, which codes for MSVTRRKIKLTYVNTGESVIAEMLDDEAPNVCKHIWENLPIEGKTIHGMYSGAEVFVMLDNPQPMPAENMAQLPLPGELLFFYDGSSGVAGAKKPVAELVLVYGRGVVLRAHEGVPTHCSLFARIPGDWKYDWVDFAKACRRSRWEGPQVLRVERAD